Proteins encoded in a region of the Flavobacterium sp. MDT1-60 genome:
- a CDS encoding pectinesterase family protein yields the protein MKKTFLILLLVLAHSSTFFAQKSKTAYDIIVAKDGSGNFTKVQDAFDAVPDNSKRTIIFVKAGIYKEKLKLISSKKNVTLIGESYKNTILTYDDYAEIAGGTSKSFSTLIEADDFYAENITFENTIDSNLPQYKKGGQAVALMVNGDRTIFHNCKISGFQDTFYLKANKRTYIKDCIIDGTTDFIFGSAIALFENCFIQSKRDSYITASNQDVGKNKYGFVFKDCVIMANPKEDATKVSLGRPWGTGANVVFINCFEESHIIPEGWSVWSKDPEHKAFNNWKTTFYAEYNCYGPGYKPNNRIAWSHQLNETKALEYTKEKIFVANTTTANNLEGDWNPTIENDKCKIILPSKKAKNANSVFKKGF from the coding sequence ATGAAAAAGACGTTTCTAATTCTTTTATTAGTACTTGCGCATAGCAGCACATTTTTTGCTCAAAAAAGTAAAACTGCTTATGACATCATTGTAGCTAAAGATGGAAGCGGAAATTTCACTAAAGTACAAGATGCATTTGATGCAGTTCCTGATAATTCAAAAAGAACTATAATTTTTGTAAAGGCAGGAATCTATAAAGAAAAATTGAAGCTCATTTCTTCCAAGAAAAATGTAACCTTAATTGGAGAATCTTATAAAAACACAATCCTGACTTATGATGATTACGCTGAAATAGCTGGTGGTACAAGCAAATCATTTAGTACGCTGATTGAAGCAGATGATTTCTATGCAGAGAATATCACTTTCGAAAACACAATAGACAGCAATTTACCTCAATATAAAAAAGGAGGTCAGGCAGTAGCCTTAATGGTTAATGGTGACAGAACTATATTTCACAATTGCAAAATAAGCGGTTTTCAGGACACTTTTTATCTTAAAGCAAATAAGAGAACCTACATAAAAGATTGTATTATTGACGGCACAACAGATTTTATTTTTGGTTCAGCCATTGCCCTATTTGAAAACTGTTTTATTCAAAGTAAAAGAGATTCCTATATCACGGCGAGTAATCAGGATGTCGGAAAAAACAAATACGGTTTTGTCTTTAAAGATTGTGTTATAATGGCAAATCCTAAAGAGGATGCCACAAAAGTTTCTTTAGGAAGACCGTGGGGTACAGGTGCTAATGTAGTTTTTATTAATTGCTTTGAAGAATCACATATTATACCTGAAGGTTGGTCTGTATGGTCAAAAGATCCGGAACACAAAGCATTCAACAATTGGAAAACTACTTTTTATGCCGAATACAATTGTTACGGTCCAGGTTACAAACCAAATAATCGTATTGCCTGGTCACACCAATTAAACGAAACGAAAGCTTTAGAATATACAAAAGAAAAGATATTTGTAGCCAACACAACAACTGCTAATAATCTTGAAGGAGACTGGAATCCGACTATTGAAAATGATAAGTGTAAAATTATATTGCCTTCAAAAAAAGCAAAGAATGCAAATTCCGTTTTTAAAAAGGGTTTTTAA
- the fucP gene encoding L-fucose:H+ symporter permease — protein sequence MQITNQTGDQHEVATEKGTGTQYLLPFILITSLFFLWGMAHNLDSILIPHLKKACELNNRQSTLIDTSVFFAYFIMAIPAGMLIKRFGYKNSIITGLLVFATGAFLFVPAANTRTYELFLFALFVIGCGLTILETSANPYAAILGPAESSSKRLNLAASFNGLAAMVAPIVGSLFILSGKTLTPEQMAAMPDATKSAYLLEEASSVKLPYIILGSVLVLVAILFYFMHLPAMKPQHTEVEVKPGFFSVLKFSHLSWAVVAQFFYVGAQVCITSFFIRIAQQGAGLDEKTAGYYLGIYGFLFMAGRFIGTFFLKFVKDYVLLSIYCIISIFLCLVAIYGTGIYVIYALGGIGFFMSIMFPTIFSLGLVELKSNTETGSSWLVMSIVGGAILPYGMGTLIDMNHDDIQSGYIIPLVCFIIILSFGVFGHKVKTQVAA from the coding sequence ATGCAAATAACCAATCAAACTGGCGATCAACATGAAGTCGCTACAGAAAAAGGAACAGGAACACAATATCTTTTGCCTTTTATTTTAATTACCAGCTTATTTTTCCTTTGGGGAATGGCACACAATCTGGATTCTATTTTAATTCCGCACTTAAAAAAAGCATGTGAATTAAACAACCGTCAATCGACGTTAATTGATACATCGGTCTTTTTCGCTTATTTTATTATGGCCATTCCAGCTGGAATGCTAATTAAGCGCTTTGGTTATAAAAACAGTATTATTACTGGTTTACTCGTTTTTGCGACTGGAGCTTTTTTATTCGTTCCCGCTGCAAATACCAGAACTTACGAATTATTTTTATTTGCTTTATTTGTAATCGGATGTGGTTTAACTATTTTAGAAACCAGCGCAAATCCTTATGCAGCAATTCTGGGACCAGCAGAGTCATCATCAAAAAGATTAAATTTAGCTGCTTCATTTAACGGTTTAGCCGCCATGGTAGCACCAATTGTTGGTTCTCTATTTATCTTATCCGGAAAAACACTTACACCAGAACAAATGGCAGCAATGCCTGATGCTACAAAATCAGCCTATCTATTAGAAGAAGCTTCGTCTGTAAAATTACCTTATATTATTCTAGGAAGCGTGTTGGTTTTAGTCGCTATCTTATTCTATTTCATGCATTTACCAGCTATGAAACCACAGCATACTGAAGTTGAAGTTAAGCCTGGATTTTTCTCGGTTTTGAAATTCTCTCATTTAAGCTGGGCAGTTGTAGCACAGTTTTTTTATGTTGGAGCACAAGTTTGCATTACAAGTTTCTTTATCAGAATTGCACAACAAGGAGCTGGATTAGATGAAAAAACGGCTGGATATTATCTTGGTATCTATGGTTTCCTATTTATGGCCGGGCGTTTTATCGGAACTTTCTTTTTGAAATTCGTTAAAGATTATGTTTTACTTTCTATCTATTGTATAATAAGTATTTTTCTTTGTTTAGTAGCCATTTACGGAACTGGAATTTATGTTATTTATGCACTTGGCGGAATCGGATTCTTTATGTCAATCATGTTTCCAACTATTTTTTCATTAGGACTTGTTGAACTAAAATCGAATACTGAAACTGGTTCATCCTGGTTAGTAATGTCCATTGTGGGTGGAGCAATTTTACCATACGGAATGGGAACTTTAATTGATATGAATCATGACGATATTCAATCTGGATATATTATTCCGTTAGTTTGTTTTATTATTATTCTTTCATTTGGAGTTTTCGGACATAAAGTAAAAACTCAGGTTGCAGCATAA
- a CDS encoding MaoC/PaaZ C-terminal domain-containing protein, with the protein MYFKSTFFEDYQIGDKRVTFGRTITETDFVVHAGHTGDFFPHHMDEEWCKTQPFGQRIAHGTMVFSIGIGLTASEINPEAFSKGYDRMRFVKPVHIGDTIHSEITISEKGEAKKPDMGTVTEHVEIINQRGEVVLVCDHLLLVKKNL; encoded by the coding sequence ATGTATTTCAAATCAACATTTTTTGAAGATTACCAAATTGGCGACAAACGCGTCACTTTTGGCAGAACTATTACTGAAACCGATTTTGTAGTTCATGCAGGACACACAGGAGATTTTTTCCCACATCATATGGATGAAGAATGGTGCAAAACGCAGCCTTTTGGACAACGCATCGCACACGGAACTATGGTTTTCAGTATAGGAATCGGTCTTACAGCATCAGAAATCAATCCGGAAGCTTTTTCTAAAGGCTACGATCGTATGCGATTTGTAAAACCGGTACATATTGGCGACACCATTCATTCTGAAATTACGATTTCTGAAAAAGGTGAAGCCAAAAAACCAGATATGGGTACCGTAACGGAGCACGTCGAAATTATCAATCAAAGAGGTGAAGTCGTTCTGGTATGCGATCACTTACTATTAGTTAAAAAGAATCTTTAA
- a CDS encoding Gfo/Idh/MocA family protein: MNIPYKPKLPETNQPIIIIGASGIVKDAHLPAYEMAGFTVFGITNRTISKAHDLAKQFKITHVFENVADAVQHAPSNAVYDITVLPDQYIEILEQLPDGAAVLIQKPMGNDLAQAREIVAVCERKKLVAGINFQLRFASFVSAARHLITEGIIGDLYDLEFKVTVNTPWELFPLIKEHPRLEILFHSVHYIDCIRSFLGNPNSVMAKTAKHPLKKLSSSRSTIILDYGEDKHVVINTNHDHHFGPKHEESYIKWEGTKGAIKAKMGLLMNYPDGLPDEFEYSVVNENGEYEWEKIELEGSWFPEAFIGTMSNLMRFKEGSDSKLLASVQDVLDTMKVVEACYISNKSGGVSLNEL; the protein is encoded by the coding sequence ATGAATATTCCCTATAAACCTAAATTACCGGAAACAAATCAACCCATTATCATTATTGGCGCAAGTGGTATTGTAAAAGATGCACATTTGCCTGCTTATGAAATGGCTGGTTTTACTGTTTTTGGTATTACAAACAGAACGATTTCGAAAGCGCATGATTTGGCAAAGCAATTTAAAATTACACATGTTTTTGAAAATGTTGCCGATGCTGTGCAACATGCTCCTTCAAATGCTGTTTATGATATTACCGTTCTTCCAGATCAATATATTGAAATTCTAGAGCAACTTCCGGATGGCGCAGCTGTACTTATTCAGAAACCAATGGGAAATGATTTGGCGCAAGCTCGCGAAATTGTAGCCGTTTGTGAAAGAAAAAAGTTGGTTGCCGGAATTAATTTTCAATTACGTTTCGCCTCTTTTGTAAGTGCTGCCAGACATTTAATCACTGAAGGAATTATTGGTGACTTGTATGATTTGGAATTTAAAGTTACCGTAAATACACCATGGGAATTATTTCCTCTGATTAAGGAACACCCAAGATTGGAAATTCTTTTTCATAGTGTTCACTATATCGATTGCATCCGTTCCTTTTTAGGAAATCCAAATAGTGTGATGGCAAAAACGGCAAAACATCCCCTAAAAAAATTATCCTCAAGCCGATCTACAATTATTTTAGATTACGGAGAAGACAAACATGTGGTGATTAATACCAATCATGATCATCATTTTGGACCAAAACACGAAGAAAGTTATATTAAATGGGAAGGAACAAAAGGCGCCATTAAAGCAAAAATGGGCTTATTAATGAATTATCCTGATGGATTACCAGACGAATTTGAATATTCAGTAGTAAATGAAAATGGTGAATATGAATGGGAAAAGATAGAATTGGAAGGTTCCTGGTTTCCTGAAGCATTCATCGGAACAATGTCAAACTTAATGCGTTTCAAAGAAGGCTCTGACTCTAAATTACTAGCAAGCGTCCAAGATGTTTTAGATACCATGAAAGTAGTCGAAGCCTGCTACATAAGCAACAAAAGCGGAGGAGTTTCACTAAACGAATTATGA
- a CDS encoding sugar ABC transporter substrate-binding protein yields the protein MEKLRIAVRKFDPFESTLQKLWDLFCLKNNITVEAEMIPLELHDLYEETITKEGLKKGKWDIGHINTDWIFDAANEKAVLDLTSFINQNPPQDYPDGWHQSLLNLQQINNGTYGLPFHDGPECLIFRKDLFEDLAEKQNFKTQFGYELHPPKTWEQFVQIAEFFNRPEENLYGCVFANYPDGHNMVFDFCLQLWTRGGSLLNDKNQIDINHSAAIEALDFYRNIVNNKNAVHPKSKNFGSVEAGLAFAEGEAAMAINWFGFASMCEVIAESKVKGKVDITELPSDLNHKTASLNVYWLYTIGIGSKHKELAYDFLRFATSPKSDKLLTNEGGIGCRKSTWNDIEINKIIPFYHKLEILHENALTLPQTPVWPKVAELIDQMVLKALESDIPSKKLVEETQNTIQKII from the coding sequence ATGGAAAAGTTAAGAATCGCAGTTAGAAAATTTGATCCCTTTGAAAGTACCCTTCAAAAGCTATGGGATTTGTTTTGCCTGAAAAACAACATTACTGTTGAAGCAGAAATGATTCCGTTAGAATTGCACGATCTTTATGAAGAAACCATTACTAAGGAAGGTTTAAAAAAAGGGAAATGGGATATCGGCCACATCAATACCGATTGGATTTTTGATGCTGCCAATGAAAAAGCGGTTCTTGATTTAACTTCATTTATCAATCAAAATCCACCGCAGGATTATCCTGATGGATGGCATCAGTCTTTATTAAATTTACAACAAATCAATAATGGAACTTATGGACTACCTTTTCATGATGGACCTGAATGTTTGATTTTTAGAAAAGATCTATTTGAAGATTTAGCCGAAAAACAAAACTTCAAAACTCAATTTGGTTATGAATTGCATCCACCAAAAACATGGGAACAATTTGTTCAGATTGCTGAATTTTTTAATCGTCCCGAAGAAAATTTATATGGTTGCGTTTTTGCCAATTACCCGGACGGCCACAATATGGTTTTTGATTTTTGTTTGCAATTATGGACACGAGGCGGATCTTTATTAAACGATAAAAATCAGATTGATATTAATCATTCTGCAGCAATTGAAGCTTTAGATTTTTATAGAAATATTGTAAATAATAAAAATGCTGTTCACCCAAAATCGAAAAATTTTGGTTCTGTCGAAGCTGGTTTGGCTTTCGCCGAAGGAGAAGCTGCGATGGCAATTAACTGGTTTGGTTTTGCTTCAATGTGTGAAGTTATAGCAGAATCAAAAGTTAAGGGCAAAGTAGATATTACCGAGCTTCCCTCCGATCTTAATCACAAAACCGCTTCTTTAAATGTTTATTGGTTGTATACAATTGGTATTGGAAGTAAACACAAAGAACTTGCCTACGATTTTTTACGATTTGCTACTTCTCCAAAAAGCGATAAATTATTAACTAATGAAGGCGGAATTGGTTGCAGAAAATCAACCTGGAATGATATTGAGATCAATAAAATTATTCCATTTTACCATAAATTGGAAATACTTCACGAAAATGCTTTGACTTTACCACAAACTCCGGTTTGGCCAAAAGTAGCAGAACTTATAGATCAAATGGTTTTGAAAGCTTTGGAAAGTGATATTCCATCCAAAAAATTAGTAGAGGAAACTCAAAATACAATTCAAAAAATTATTTAA
- a CDS encoding CaiB/BaiF CoA-transferase family protein gives MKPLEDYLIVDFSQFLSGPSASLRLADLGARVIKIEKPGTGDICRTLYTSDLIMNGESSVFHTINRNKESFAIDFKQPEELEKLKKLLAKADVIMHNFRPGVMERVGLSYEEVKAINPNVIYGSISGFGEHPDLKDLPGQDLLLQSLTALTWLSGNQEDGPVPMGLSIVDMLAGAHLAQGILAALYRKATHNIGAMIQVSMLESAFDFQFETITTYFNDGGELPVRTKTNNAHAYLGAPYGIYKTKNGYLALAMGSIPVLASLLKCDALLQFPENKFHLRDEIKNILAEHLQTQNTDFWLSILEPADIWCAGVLNYRQLFAEEGFKVLDFTQKVQMLDGYSYQTTRCPIKIDGEYLTSGKGSPKLGQDNEKIIKEFIAV, from the coding sequence ATGAAACCTTTAGAAGATTATTTAATAGTAGATTTTAGCCAGTTTCTTTCAGGCCCGTCAGCGAGTTTACGTCTGGCTGATTTAGGTGCGCGCGTTATAAAAATTGAAAAACCGGGAACGGGAGATATTTGCCGAACCTTATATACTTCTGACTTGATTATGAACGGAGAATCCTCTGTTTTTCATACTATCAACAGAAATAAAGAATCATTTGCTATTGATTTCAAGCAACCTGAAGAACTAGAGAAATTAAAAAAATTATTGGCTAAAGCCGATGTAATCATGCATAATTTCAGACCAGGCGTAATGGAACGCGTGGGATTAAGTTATGAAGAAGTCAAAGCGATAAATCCAAATGTAATTTATGGATCAATCTCTGGTTTTGGTGAACATCCGGATTTAAAAGATTTGCCAGGACAAGATTTATTATTACAGTCTTTAACGGCTTTAACATGGCTGAGCGGAAATCAGGAAGATGGTCCGGTTCCGATGGGATTATCGATTGTTGATATGTTGGCTGGAGCACATTTGGCTCAGGGAATTTTAGCCGCTTTGTATAGAAAAGCGACGCATAATATTGGAGCAATGATTCAGGTGAGTATGTTAGAATCTGCTTTTGATTTTCAGTTTGAAACCATTACAACCTATTTTAATGATGGAGGAGAATTGCCTGTCCGAACCAAAACCAATAATGCACATGCTTATTTAGGTGCGCCATACGGAATTTATAAAACCAAAAATGGCTATTTAGCTTTGGCAATGGGTTCTATTCCGGTTTTGGCTTCGCTTTTAAAATGTGATGCCTTATTACAATTTCCTGAAAACAAGTTTCATTTGAGAGATGAAATCAAAAATATTTTGGCCGAACATTTACAAACTCAGAATACGGATTTCTGGTTGAGCATTTTAGAACCGGCAGATATTTGGTGTGCTGGTGTTTTAAACTATCGACAGCTTTTTGCAGAAGAAGGTTTTAAAGTTTTAGATTTCACGCAAAAAGTTCAAATGTTGGATGGTTACTCCTATCAAACAACAAGATGTCCTATTAAAATTGATGGCGAATATTTAACTTCCGGAAAAGGTTCTCCAAAATTAGGGCAAGACAATGAAAAAATTATTAAAGAATTTATCGCTGTCTAA
- a CDS encoding CaiB/BaiF CoA-transferase family protein, which translates to MKPLEGLIVLEFCQFLAGPSAGLKLADLGARVIKIERPVKGEACRQLSIKDLFVDDSSLLFHTINRNKESFAADLKNPEDLTLIKKLIAKADIMTHNFRPGVMEKIGLDFSESLIINPKIIYGTITGYGNIGPWAKKPGQDLLLQSLSGLSWLSGRKSQGPVPFGLAVADLMCGNHFVQGILAALLKRAKTGKGVLVEVSLLESVLDVQFEAITSFLNDGGQLPERGDVKGSAHAFLSAPYGVYQTQDGYISLAMGDLIFIGNTLGVNLNKYADKQDWFTFRDEIRALLAEKLATQTTDYWLHLLQKEGIWSGKVLNYKELDNQPFVNELQLKQTVQNSVGEKLVTTRSPIQLDGKILTSAKAAPSVGEDNIKIHEQFLSE; encoded by the coding sequence ATGAAACCATTAGAAGGATTAATTGTTTTAGAATTCTGCCAGTTTTTGGCTGGACCTTCTGCCGGATTAAAATTAGCTGATTTAGGTGCAAGAGTCATTAAAATCGAGCGTCCAGTAAAAGGTGAAGCTTGCAGACAATTAAGCATAAAAGATCTTTTTGTTGATGACAGCAGTTTGTTGTTTCATACCATCAATAGAAATAAGGAATCATTTGCGGCAGATCTTAAAAACCCGGAAGATTTAACTCTGATTAAAAAATTAATCGCCAAAGCTGATATTATGACCCATAATTTCAGACCCGGAGTGATGGAAAAAATAGGATTGGATTTCAGCGAAAGCTTAATTATCAATCCAAAAATAATATACGGAACGATTACCGGTTACGGAAATATTGGTCCTTGGGCAAAAAAACCAGGACAAGATTTATTATTGCAATCGCTTTCCGGATTAAGTTGGTTAAGCGGTCGAAAAAGTCAGGGACCAGTTCCGTTTGGTTTAGCTGTCGCCGATTTAATGTGCGGAAATCATTTCGTTCAGGGAATTTTAGCCGCATTATTGAAAAGAGCCAAAACCGGAAAAGGAGTTTTGGTAGAAGTAAGTTTACTGGAATCTGTTTTGGATGTACAATTTGAAGCGATTACATCTTTCTTAAATGACGGCGGACAATTGCCGGAAAGAGGCGATGTCAAAGGAAGTGCACATGCTTTTCTGAGCGCGCCTTATGGTGTTTATCAAACTCAGGACGGTTATATTTCATTGGCAATGGGAGATTTAATTTTTATTGGAAATACTTTAGGAGTCAATCTCAATAAATACGCTGACAAACAAGATTGGTTTACTTTCAGAGATGAAATCAGAGCATTGTTAGCTGAAAAATTAGCAACTCAAACCACAGATTATTGGCTTCATTTATTACAAAAAGAAGGGATTTGGTCTGGAAAAGTGCTCAATTATAAGGAATTAGACAATCAGCCATTTGTAAATGAATTGCAATTGAAACAAACCGTTCAAAATTCTGTCGGAGAAAAATTGGTTACAACCCGAAGTCCAATTCAGCTTGACGGAAAAATTTTAACTAGTGCAAAAGCGGCTCCTTCAGTTGGAGAAGATAATATAAAAATACACGAACAATTTTTAAGCGAATGA
- a CDS encoding ABC transporter substrate-binding protein has translation MTLLKGITWNHTRGLLPMVATAQRFTELNPGVEITWEKRSLQEFADASIEDLAKRFDLLVIDHPWTGFGAHSKTILPLSDYLSSEYIKDQEINTVGRSYGSYVFDNKLWALPIDAATPVAAARLDILEKQGLKVPQTYDELLALAKKGLVAFAGIPVDVLMSFYMFCCSLGEVPFQSTQKVISPETGKKALQMFRELAQLIDPANFNRNPIQVYEAMVNSDEIAYCPFAYGYSNYSRTGYSTKLLHFYDLVRLNDQPMISSLGGTGLAISSFSKHIPEAIKYAEFTGSSQVQQNIFADNGGQPGHLQAWKSDRINSVTHDYFKNTLPTLERAFLRPRYSGHMYFQDHAGDVVRDYLMNGGNEEVVLEEMNSLYAKSLNLVTT, from the coding sequence ATGACATTATTAAAAGGAATAACCTGGAATCATACAAGAGGTTTATTGCCAATGGTTGCTACAGCTCAACGCTTTACAGAACTGAATCCCGGAGTTGAGATTACCTGGGAGAAAAGAAGTTTACAAGAATTTGCAGATGCTTCTATCGAAGATTTAGCAAAGCGTTTTGATTTACTTGTAATCGATCATCCATGGACAGGCTTTGGCGCACACTCAAAAACCATCTTACCATTATCAGATTATTTATCATCAGAATATATAAAAGATCAGGAAATAAATACCGTTGGCCGCTCTTACGGCAGTTATGTTTTTGACAACAAATTATGGGCATTGCCAATTGATGCAGCTACACCAGTGGCAGCAGCACGTTTGGATATTTTAGAAAAACAAGGATTAAAAGTTCCGCAGACTTATGATGAATTGTTGGCTCTAGCCAAAAAAGGACTAGTGGCTTTTGCCGGAATTCCGGTCGATGTTTTAATGAGTTTTTATATGTTTTGCTGTAGTTTAGGTGAAGTACCTTTTCAATCTACACAAAAAGTTATTTCTCCTGAAACAGGAAAAAAAGCGTTGCAAATGTTCAGGGAATTGGCACAATTAATTGATCCGGCTAATTTTAACCGAAACCCAATTCAGGTTTATGAAGCAATGGTAAACTCAGACGAAATTGCCTATTGCCCATTTGCTTATGGATATTCAAATTATTCAAGAACAGGATACAGCACAAAATTGCTTCATTTTTATGATTTAGTTCGTTTGAATGATCAGCCAATGATCAGCTCTTTGGGCGGAACAGGATTAGCAATTTCTTCCTTTAGCAAACATATTCCGGAAGCTATTAAATATGCAGAATTTACAGGTTCGTCTCAGGTTCAGCAAAATATTTTTGCTGATAATGGCGGACAACCCGGACATCTTCAGGCATGGAAAAGTGATAGAATCAATTCGGTAACACATGATTATTTCAAAAACACTTTACCAACTTTAGAACGCGCCTTTTTACGCCCCAGATATTCCGGACATATGTATTTTCAGGATCATGCAGGCGATGTCGTTCGTGATTATTTAATGAATGGCGGAAATGAAGAAGTGGTTTTAGAAGAAATGAATTCGCTTTATGCGAAATCTTTAAACTTAGTAACAACATGA
- a CDS encoding SDR family NAD(P)-dependent oxidoreductase: MFSLKNKKAVITGGGSGIGRAIATLFAKQGAEVHIIDLTIESAQDTLDEILKAGGNALSYACNVASQEEVTLTFEKIGNINILINNAGIAHVGKVDTTPAVDFDRVMEVNVKGVYNCLFAAIPQFRLSNGGVIINMASIAAWVGIPDRFAYSTAKGAVMAMTLSVAKDYIKENIRCNSISPARVHTPFVDGFISKNYAGKEQEMFEKLSQSQPIGRMGKPDEIAALALYLCSDEAGFITGCDYPIDGGFIKLNN, encoded by the coding sequence ATGTTTTCATTAAAAAATAAAAAAGCGGTAATAACCGGAGGCGGAAGTGGGATAGGAAGAGCAATTGCAACTTTATTCGCCAAACAGGGAGCTGAAGTTCATATTATAGATTTGACTATTGAAAGTGCTCAGGATACATTAGATGAAATTCTAAAAGCGGGTGGAAATGCTTTATCGTATGCTTGTAATGTGGCTAGTCAGGAAGAAGTAACTTTAACATTTGAAAAAATCGGCAACATCAATATTCTAATCAACAATGCCGGAATCGCACATGTTGGAAAAGTAGACACTACGCCAGCAGTAGATTTTGATCGCGTAATGGAGGTGAATGTAAAAGGAGTTTACAATTGTTTGTTTGCTGCGATTCCACAATTTAGGCTTTCAAATGGCGGTGTCATTATCAATATGGCATCAATCGCGGCGTGGGTTGGTATTCCGGACCGGTTTGCTTATTCAACTGCCAAAGGAGCTGTTATGGCAATGACATTATCTGTTGCAAAAGATTATATAAAAGAAAACATTCGTTGTAATTCGATTTCCCCTGCAAGGGTTCACACCCCTTTTGTAGACGGTTTTATTTCAAAAAACTATGCTGGAAAAGAACAAGAAATGTTCGAAAAATTATCACAGTCTCAACCAATAGGAAGAATGGGAAAACCAGATGAAATTGCGGCATTGGCCTTATACCTATGCAGCGACGAAGCCGGATTCATCACAGGCTGTGATTACCCAATCGACGGAGGATTTATCAAATTAAATAACTGA
- a CDS encoding fumarylacetoacetate hydrolase family protein, with product MKLIRFGAIGKEKPGVLIGEKRYDVSSIVTDFNESFFEENGLEKLQKALDSNPTLPEVDASIRLGSPVARPSKIICIGLNYVDHCKETGAPIPTEPIIFFKSTTSLCGPNDNLIIPKNSEKTDWEVELAFVVGKKASYVEEAEALDYVAGYALLNDYSERAYQLERGGQWAKGKGSDTFAPLGPFLATKDEVKDVDNLSMWLTVNGKKYQDSNTLNLVFKIPFLVHYLSQFMTLLPGDIISTGTPPGVGLGIKPDPIYLKAGDVVELGIEGLGTSKQTAVAYSK from the coding sequence ATGAAATTAATACGTTTTGGAGCAATAGGAAAAGAAAAACCAGGAGTTTTAATTGGTGAAAAGAGATATGATGTTTCGTCAATTGTAACCGACTTTAACGAAAGCTTTTTTGAAGAAAATGGCTTGGAGAAATTACAAAAAGCATTAGACAGTAATCCAACTTTACCTGAAGTTGATGCTAGTATACGTTTGGGTTCTCCGGTAGCGAGACCTTCAAAAATAATTTGTATTGGACTAAATTATGTAGATCACTGCAAAGAAACCGGTGCGCCAATTCCGACAGAACCAATCATCTTTTTTAAATCGACTACTTCTTTATGCGGGCCAAATGACAATTTGATCATTCCAAAAAATAGTGAAAAAACAGATTGGGAAGTAGAACTGGCATTTGTGGTGGGTAAAAAAGCAAGTTATGTAGAAGAAGCGGAAGCTTTGGATTATGTTGCAGGTTATGCTCTGCTTAATGATTATAGTGAAAGAGCTTATCAGTTAGAGCGCGGCGGGCAATGGGCAAAAGGAAAAGGAAGCGATACATTTGCGCCACTTGGACCTTTTTTGGCGACTAAAGATGAAGTAAAAGATGTTGATAATTTATCAATGTGGTTGACTGTAAATGGTAAAAAATACCAAGACAGTAATACATTGAATTTGGTTTTCAAAATTCCATTTTTAGTACATTATTTAAGTCAGTTTATGACTTTGCTTCCTGGCGATATCATTAGTACGGGAACACCTCCGGGAGTTGGTTTGGGAATAAAACCAGATCCAATTTATCTTAAAGCAGGTGATGTTGTAGAATTGGGAATTGAAGGTTTAGGAACCAGCAAACAAACTGCAGTAGCGTACTCAAAATAA